CCAAGGCTGGAGCTTGCCAAAACGGTTCGCCGCCCGAAAAGGTGACGCCTTCATTACTCGGCTCACTCAAAATCCGAGTCACGATCGCATCAATGGAAACGATCTGGTTCTCCTCAAACGACCACGAGGCCGTATTGAAACAGCCCGGACACTCACGGGCACATCCCTGCACCCACACCACTGCCCGACAGCCAGGGCCATTCACCTCCGAGCGATCGACGTATCCCATAATGTTGAGGTGACCGGGCGGAATATGCTGCAACGCCTGAAGCACATCCCTGGGTGGATTCATCGTGGTCATGGCAATCTCCTTTAAGTGGAATGGGTTAACTCAGCCATCAGGTCTGCGACGGGGCGGATGTGGTCATCGTGCCGCGTATGGTGTCCGGCAAAGACGAGTCCTGTTTCTACGTCTCCTTGAGCGGCACGATCTAGGGCGCGGAGAATACAGTAGGTTTCGCGGCGATCGCGAAATTTGCAGACCTTTAGACAATTTACAAAACAGCCTCCCTGGGGATTTGGGGTTCCCGTAGCTAACAGATTGTCCACAAAGGGGTTCCGCAAGGCTCGTCCCGGCAATCCAACCGGGCTAGAAATGATCACAATGTCTTCAGGTTTTGCCTTTAAATGAAACTCTTTGTAACGAGGATTGGCGTCGCATTCCTCGGTGGTAATGAAGCGCGTTCCCATCTGCACACCGCTTGCGCCTAAGGCTAAGGCTTGCACAATGTCGGCATGATCCCAAATTCCACCCGCCGCGATCACTGGAATCGGCTGTTGTAGGTCGTCGTGGAGATAGCGAACCAAATCCGGAATCACGGTAGCCGTATCCCATTCCGGCGACTCAATCTCCTCCTCCTTCGCGCCGAGATGTCCCCCGGCAAACTTGGGATTTTCGACCACAAAGGCATCGGGCGATTGCCCATACTGACGTTGCCATTTCTGACAAAGAATCCGAGCGGTGCGAACACTGGAAACAATCGGAACTAGGGCAACATCGGGGGCATGGGCTGTATATTCGGGAAGACTGAGGGGCAATCCAGCTCCCGAAATAATCACATTCGCACCGTGGTCTACCGCTGTTTTCACCAGGGTTTCGTAGCCCTGAGCGGCAACCATGATGTTCACACCGATAATGCCCTGGGGACTAAGCTGACGGGCGTTTTGCAGTTCATCAATTAACGCCAGTCGATTCGCCTCTAGAAAATTTTCGTGGCGTTTTTTAGGACTGGGTTCCTCTGGGTTAAAGTACTCGGATTGCAGCCCCAAACAGACCGCAGAGATAATGCCAATTCCACCCGCGTTCGCGACAGCGGCGGCGAGATTTGCTCCGGAAATCCGGATGCCCATGCCACCTTGAATGATCGGATAGCGGGCAGTGTGGGAGCCAATCGTGAGGGAAGGGAGATTTGTCATCGCGATTTAAAACTTGCTTTAGAAGAATTTAGTCGTAGGCTGCAACGGTTTTCCATTCCTGGATCAGCGATGGCGAGACAGGCAGTAACCGATCCTCCTGATTCAGAACAGGTAGGGTCATCTGCATGGGAATCGCGGTCGGTAAGTCAGCCACTAACGGTTGCAGGTCGTACTGTCCCACGTTGGATTCGGGCGCAGACGCATCGGTGAAAATTTGGCTGGAGGCATCCTCAGCAGTGAAAGACTCTCCCACGGTGGGAGTCAGAATCAAAGGACGAGACCGATCGATGTCAACGCTTCCCGGAAAGCCGACCAGTCGCACATAGAAGCTGGTGCTGCCATCGGGACGGACTCGGTTAAACGCGATTACTTGCCAGCGATCGCCCTGTTGATCCTGTACGCCCTGCCGCGACTGATAGACGAACTGACCAGGGGTTTCCTCCAGTTGGCGAATGGCCGCCAAGGCGGGAGCGCTAGAAAAGAGAA
The Synechococcales cyanobacterium T60_A2020_003 genome window above contains:
- a CDS encoding nitronate monooxygenase — its product is MTNLPSLTIGSHTARYPIIQGGMGIRISGANLAAAVANAGGIGIISAVCLGLQSEYFNPEEPSPKKRHENFLEANRLALIDELQNARQLSPQGIIGVNIMVAAQGYETLVKTAVDHGANVIISGAGLPLSLPEYTAHAPDVALVPIVSSVRTARILCQKWQRQYGQSPDAFVVENPKFAGGHLGAKEEEIESPEWDTATVIPDLVRYLHDDLQQPIPVIAAGGIWDHADIVQALALGASGVQMGTRFITTEECDANPRYKEFHLKAKPEDIVIISSPVGLPGRALRNPFVDNLLATGTPNPQGGCFVNCLKVCKFRDRRETYCILRALDRAAQGDVETGLVFAGHHTRHDDHIRPVADLMAELTHST
- a CDS encoding DUF3122 domain-containing protein — its product is MGYHIRKLISLLSATALLGVCLLGILFSSAPALAAIRQLEETPGQFVYQSRQGVQDQQGDRWQVIAFNRVRPDGSTSFYVRLVGFPGSVDIDRSRPLILTPTVGESFTAEDASSQIFTDASAPESNVGQYDLQPLVADLPTAIPMQMTLPVLNQEDRLLPVSPSLIQEWKTVAAYD